In a single window of the Aminomonas paucivorans DSM 12260 genome:
- a CDS encoding MFS transporter — MEPSPSDSRRKRWVLWISLAASFLPPFMASAVNVGLPDMGREFAQGASSLGAVASVFLFALAVCLAPAGKGLDLYGHARGLGTGCGVFALGCLGGALAPTFPLLLAARGLQGAGGALMTVGGVAILTEAFPPGERGRVLGVNVAAVYLGISLGPTLGGLLVDLAGWRLLFWVPLLPCGATLALLATLPGGLPRGTGRGVLDGVSCGLFGLGLSGLLWGVPRLPEPRGAAALAAGAILWGVFARRQLRSSNPLLDLRLFLRGRAYAFSNLAALLHYGATYGVTFLLSLFLQEIRGLSPRDAGLLLAVQPVVQTLFSPLAGRLSDRFDPGRLASLGMGLTGAGLGLLLFQDTRSSLALLAAAGAVQGLGFAFFSSPNTNAILGSVGRGDLGQASATLALMRVLGQSSSMALVAAVLNLRGLGAVPTGADPLGMVGAMRGCFGLFAGLSVLGVFLSLARGAKEPAS, encoded by the coding sequence ATGGAGCCCTCGCCTTCCGATTCCCGCCGGAAGAGGTGGGTTCTGTGGATCTCCCTGGCCGCCTCCTTCCTGCCCCCCTTCATGGCGTCGGCGGTGAACGTGGGACTGCCCGACATGGGCCGGGAGTTCGCCCAGGGAGCCTCCTCCCTGGGAGCCGTGGCGTCGGTGTTCCTCTTCGCCCTGGCGGTCTGTCTGGCCCCGGCGGGGAAGGGGCTGGACCTGTACGGCCATGCCCGGGGGCTCGGGACGGGGTGCGGCGTCTTCGCCCTGGGGTGTCTGGGGGGCGCCCTGGCCCCCACCTTCCCCCTCCTGCTGGCGGCCCGGGGGTTGCAGGGCGCGGGGGGAGCCCTCATGACGGTGGGAGGGGTGGCGATCCTCACGGAGGCCTTTCCCCCGGGGGAGCGGGGACGGGTGCTGGGGGTCAACGTGGCGGCGGTGTACCTGGGCATCTCCCTGGGGCCCACCCTGGGGGGGCTGCTGGTGGACCTGGCGGGGTGGCGGCTGCTCTTCTGGGTCCCCCTGCTTCCCTGCGGGGCGACCCTGGCGCTGCTGGCCACCCTGCCCGGGGGGCTGCCCCGGGGGACGGGGAGGGGGGTCTTGGACGGGGTCTCCTGCGGCCTCTTCGGCCTGGGGCTTTCGGGGCTGCTTTGGGGGGTTCCCCGGCTTCCGGAGCCCCGGGGTGCGGCGGCCCTGGCGGCGGGGGCGATCCTGTGGGGCGTCTTCGCCCGAAGGCAGCTCCGGTCCTCGAACCCCCTGCTGGACCTGCGGCTCTTCCTCCGGGGCCGGGCCTACGCCTTCTCGAACCTGGCGGCGTTGCTGCACTACGGGGCCACCTACGGGGTGACGTTCCTCCTGTCCCTGTTCCTTCAGGAGATCCGGGGGCTCTCTCCCCGGGACGCGGGGTTGCTGCTGGCGGTGCAGCCGGTGGTGCAGACCCTCTTTTCTCCCCTGGCGGGGCGGCTTTCCGACCGGTTCGATCCGGGGCGTCTGGCCTCCCTGGGCATGGGGCTCACGGGGGCGGGTCTGGGGCTGCTGCTGTTTCAGGACACCCGGTCCTCCCTGGCCCTCCTGGCGGCGGCGGGGGCGGTGCAGGGGCTGGGGTTTGCCTTCTTCTCCTCCCCCAACACCAACGCCATCCTGGGCTCCGTGGGGAGGGGGGACCTGGGACAGGCCTCCGCCACCCTGGCGCTCATGAGGGTTCTGGGCCAGTCCTCCAGCATGGCCCTGGTGGCGGCGGTGCTGAACCTGCGGGGGCTGGGGGCCGTCCCGACCGGAGCGGACCCCCTGGGGATGGTGGGGGCCATGCGGGGGTGCTTCGGTCTCTTCGCGGGGCTCAGCGTCCTGGGGGTGTTTCTCTCCCTGGCCCGGGGGGCGAAGGAGCCTGCGTCCTGA
- a CDS encoding Ppx/GppA phosphatase family protein, producing the protein MEPVAVLDLGTNSIKLLVAREEGGRLVPLLDRQEIVRLGDGLTSTGVFSPEAMERGLGAVRVLAKQARDLGARRIAAVGTMGFRTARNGEAFAARLLAEVGVEVRVLPGEEEARLAFRAASSRLGIPGPRVVFDTGGGSTEFILGSPEGISLRRSLPLGALFLHDRFLAGEDPVSLSSCEAACRAAREGLAEAAELIAQARPLGPVLVGVGGTVTTLVSVALGLTAYDPDRVTGFSLEAREVRRQIDLYRSLKVEERKALPGLHPKRAEIVLAGACIVEAVLDAFDAPALVASDRGLRYGVLEALLAGERI; encoded by the coding sequence ATGGAGCCCGTGGCGGTACTGGACCTGGGGACCAATTCCATCAAACTCCTGGTGGCCCGGGAGGAAGGGGGACGCCTGGTGCCCCTCCTGGATCGGCAGGAGATCGTCCGTCTGGGGGACGGCCTGACCTCCACGGGGGTCTTCTCCCCGGAGGCCATGGAGCGGGGGCTGGGGGCGGTCCGGGTCCTGGCGAAGCAGGCTCGGGATTTGGGAGCCCGGCGGATCGCCGCGGTGGGGACCATGGGCTTTCGCACCGCCCGAAACGGGGAGGCCTTCGCGGCGCGCCTCCTGGCGGAGGTGGGGGTGGAGGTGCGGGTCCTTCCGGGGGAAGAGGAGGCCCGCCTGGCCTTTCGGGCCGCCTCCTCCCGTCTGGGGATCCCGGGCCCCCGGGTGGTCTTCGACACCGGGGGGGGGAGCACGGAGTTCATCCTGGGCTCTCCGGAGGGGATCTCCCTCCGGCGCAGCCTTCCCTTGGGGGCCCTGTTCCTCCACGACCGCTTCCTGGCGGGGGAGGACCCGGTCTCCCTCTCCTCCTGCGAGGCCGCGTGCCGAGCCGCCCGGGAAGGGTTGGCGGAGGCGGCGGAGCTGATCGCCCAAGCCCGGCCCCTGGGCCCCGTCCTGGTGGGGGTGGGGGGCACCGTGACCACACTGGTCTCCGTGGCCCTCGGCCTGACCGCCTACGACCCGGATCGGGTGACGGGGTTTTCCCTGGAGGCCCGGGAGGTGCGTCGCCAGATCGACCTGTACCGGTCCCTGAAGGTGGAGGAGCGCAAGGCCCTCCCGGGGCTGCATCCCAAGCGGGCGGAGATCGTCCTGGCGGGGGCCTGCATCGTGGAGGCCGTCCTGGATGCCTTCGACGCCCCCGCCCTCGTGGCCAGCGACCGGGGGCTGCGCTACGGGGTGCTGGAGGCCCTGCTGGCGGGGGAGAGGATCTAG
- a CDS encoding dipeptidase, whose amino-acid sequence MEGTGWADAHGDVLMDLAVRRARGERKVLASRYLEGYESAGLRLLVCSLFVEDRLVPRALQEALLQVGALLEEQEETPGRFRLCRCREELRETLERGELALVLSLEGVEPLGRDLGLLRVLRELGVCLMGLTWSRRNEAADGCVVEGTSPLRPGGLSPFGLDLVREAQRLGIVPDVSHLNDPGFEDVAALGGLFLASHSNCRALLDHPRNLTDSQIRAVAASGGVVGFNAHAPFVGGDGDPCDRMLRHLEHLVEVGGPDHAALGLDLCDPFFALAGEQPKDLFRSHEEAARCRGRLVERFGPHTTRKILRDNLVRVVEAALPD is encoded by the coding sequence CTGGAGGGATACGAGTCCGCGGGGCTTCGCCTGTTGGTGTGTTCCCTCTTCGTGGAGGACCGGTTGGTTCCCCGGGCCCTCCAGGAGGCGTTGCTCCAGGTGGGAGCCCTTCTGGAGGAGCAGGAGGAGACCCCCGGACGGTTCCGGCTCTGTCGGTGTCGGGAGGAGCTGCGGGAGACCTTGGAACGAGGGGAGCTGGCCCTGGTGCTCTCCCTGGAGGGAGTGGAGCCCCTGGGACGGGATCTCGGGCTGCTGCGGGTCCTTCGGGAGCTGGGGGTGTGCCTGATGGGCCTGACCTGGAGTCGGCGCAACGAGGCTGCGGACGGCTGTGTGGTGGAGGGGACCTCTCCCCTGCGCCCGGGGGGGCTCTCTCCCTTCGGGCTGGACCTGGTGCGGGAGGCCCAAAGGCTGGGGATCGTCCCGGACGTGAGCCACCTCAACGATCCGGGCTTCGAGGACGTGGCGGCCCTGGGGGGGCTCTTTCTGGCCTCCCATTCCAACTGTCGCGCCCTGCTGGACCATCCCCGGAACCTGACGGATTCCCAGATCCGGGCGGTGGCGGCTTCCGGCGGCGTGGTGGGGTTCAACGCCCACGCCCCCTTTGTGGGGGGAGACGGGGATCCCTGCGATCGGATGCTGCGGCACCTGGAGCACCTGGTGGAGGTGGGGGGACCGGACCATGCGGCCCTGGGGCTGGACCTGTGCGACCCCTTCTTCGCCCTGGCGGGGGAGCAGCCCAAGGATCTCTTCCGAAGCCACGAGGAGGCGGCGCGGTGTCGCGGCCGTCTGGTGGAGCGCTTCGGTCCCCACACGACCCGGAAGATCCTCCGGGACAATCTGGTGCGGGTGGTGGAAGCCGCCTTGCCCGACTGA
- a CDS encoding metallophosphoesterase family protein, whose translation MGRFSPPDVTPYDESAQRSRERLDRLLTRVGFLPPALDGSGCLLHVSDTPSSTYGYLRRVLQRIRPLWLVHTGDVADEIKLELWPNSRDCYRDRVRKLARILREEDVPCIVAAGNHDDPEILEDLLPCRRIIRRGETLDLGPLRIRLGHYYRDVAAEPEAVNLFGHDLTRRSGEENGRLYLNGLEHMHLVDLVSREVTRLPYPGGTDDERMLRRRRRM comes from the coding sequence ATGGGACGGTTTTCTCCCCCCGACGTGACACCCTACGACGAGTCCGCGCAGAGAAGCCGGGAACGTCTGGACCGTCTGCTCACCCGGGTGGGCTTCCTGCCCCCGGCCCTGGACGGCAGCGGCTGCCTCCTTCACGTGTCCGACACGCCCTCGTCCACCTACGGATACCTGAGGCGGGTGCTCCAGAGGATTCGTCCCCTGTGGCTGGTGCACACCGGGGATGTGGCGGACGAGATCAAGCTGGAACTGTGGCCCAACTCCCGGGACTGCTACCGGGACCGGGTCCGGAAGCTGGCCCGGATCCTCCGGGAGGAGGACGTGCCCTGCATCGTGGCGGCGGGAAACCACGACGACCCGGAGATCCTGGAGGACCTCCTGCCCTGTCGCCGGATCATCCGCCGGGGGGAGACCCTGGATCTGGGACCCCTTCGGATCCGGTTGGGACACTACTACCGGGACGTGGCAGCGGAACCGGAGGCGGTGAACCTCTTCGGCCACGACCTTACCCGCCGAAGCGGGGAGGAGAACGGACGGCTCTACCTGAACGGCCTGGAGCACATGCACCTGGTGGACCTGGTCTCCCGGGAAGTGACCCGCCTGCCCTACCCGGGAGGGACCGACGACGAGCGGATGCTGAGACGCCGACGGCGCATGTAG
- a CDS encoding Na/Pi cotransporter family protein: protein MVVSGVVALLGGLALFLFGVEESTRASRSALGGDERAFLGRLASRTSGAFCFGALLSVLSQSSSVATSFAVGLVDLGALPFAGSLLVMMGASVGAAAVTFLLSLDVGVLAPAVLAAGSGAALLGRGRWRTAGQVVRGLGLVLLGMFLIKLGVDPLMRTSQARELILGASRWPLVLGGAALAVTALLQSSSAVLALGIALASSGVLSLGALVPLVLGAHVGSAAPVLLSSLGAKRNARRLGAATCLYKLCGALAVLPLVPWLVQLLEGAGISPAQAVPWIGAGVTGLNALLGIPLAGALASLAGRWFAGAEAVGEPQFLDDTLARVPGLALKLLDREMSRLANLLETFLYLLAESPQEEERIERFRRGLPDLAESCVGYLDSLEFPDPETRRRAYGEYEFPLLSMGGLARTLAQDLSGPAMRFHHREGVSLSRAPGWSGLYETLKELLRDALGAFALGDESLAERARRAFRRYEVQEGAWNGGWAGGDSGAGSRTPRQEAWSLLEAFGSLARYAQEMVRERGITPSAPSPEPTSSPGPLPPSPPLSGAP from the coding sequence GTGGTGGTATCGGGGGTGGTGGCCCTCCTGGGGGGACTGGCTCTGTTCCTCTTCGGGGTGGAGGAGAGCACCCGGGCGAGCCGTTCCGCCCTGGGGGGGGACGAACGGGCCTTTCTCGGGCGCCTGGCTTCCCGGACCTCCGGGGCCTTCTGCTTCGGGGCGCTCCTGTCCGTCCTCTCCCAGAGCAGTTCCGTGGCCACCTCCTTCGCCGTGGGGCTGGTGGACCTGGGAGCCCTCCCCTTCGCCGGTTCCCTGCTGGTGATGATGGGGGCCAGCGTGGGGGCCGCGGCGGTGACGTTCCTCCTGAGCCTGGACGTGGGGGTCCTGGCCCCGGCGGTGCTGGCGGCGGGTTCCGGGGCGGCCCTGCTGGGTCGGGGTCGGTGGCGCACCGCCGGTCAGGTGGTGCGGGGTCTGGGGTTGGTGCTCCTGGGGATGTTCCTCATCAAGCTGGGGGTGGACCCCCTGATGCGCACCTCCCAGGCCCGGGAGCTGATCCTCGGGGCCTCCCGGTGGCCCCTGGTCCTGGGAGGGGCAGCCCTGGCCGTCACGGCGCTGCTCCAGAGCAGCTCCGCCGTCCTGGCCCTGGGGATCGCCCTGGCCTCCTCGGGGGTCCTCTCCCTGGGTGCCCTGGTCCCCCTGGTGCTGGGGGCCCACGTGGGGTCCGCCGCCCCGGTGCTGCTCTCCAGCCTGGGGGCCAAGCGCAACGCCCGCCGCCTGGGGGCGGCCACCTGCCTGTACAAGCTCTGCGGGGCCCTGGCGGTCCTTCCCCTGGTTCCCTGGCTGGTGCAGCTCCTGGAGGGGGCGGGGATCTCCCCCGCCCAGGCGGTGCCCTGGATCGGGGCGGGGGTGACGGGGCTCAACGCCCTGCTGGGCATCCCCCTGGCGGGGGCCCTGGCGTCCCTGGCGGGACGCTGGTTTGCCGGGGCGGAGGCGGTGGGGGAGCCCCAGTTCCTGGACGACACCCTGGCCCGGGTCCCCGGGCTGGCCCTGAAGCTGTTGGACCGGGAGATGAGCCGTCTGGCCAACCTGCTGGAGACCTTCCTCTACCTGCTAGCGGAGAGCCCCCAGGAGGAGGAGCGGATCGAGCGGTTCCGCAGGGGACTGCCGGACCTGGCGGAGTCCTGCGTGGGGTACCTGGACTCCCTGGAGTTCCCGGATCCGGAGACGCGGCGTCGGGCCTACGGGGAGTACGAGTTTCCCCTCCTTTCCATGGGAGGACTGGCCCGGACCCTGGCGCAGGACCTGAGCGGTCCGGCGATGCGTTTCCATCACCGGGAAGGGGTCAGCCTCTCCCGTGCCCCCGGCTGGTCGGGGCTCTACGAGACCCTCAAGGAGCTGCTGCGGGATGCCCTGGGAGCCTTCGCTCTGGGGGACGAGTCCCTGGCAGAGCGGGCCAGGAGGGCCTTCCGACGCTACGAGGTCCAGGAGGGAGCCTGGAACGGAGGGTGGGCCGGGGGAGACTCGGGGGCGGGGTCCCGCACCCCCCGGCAGGAGGCCTGGTCGCTCCTGGAGGCCTTCGGGTCCCTGGCCCGGTACGCCCAGGAAATGGTGAGGGAGCGGGGGATCACCCCTTCCGCCCCCTCGCCGGAACCTACTTCTTCCCCAGGCCCCCTTCCGCCGTCTCCACCACTTTCCGGAGCACCTTGA